One Coprobacter fastidiosus genomic window, GGATATAGCGACCATTTCCCGACACTTATTTATCTGGCAAAAGAAGTAAACCGATAGTAAAACAGAACGTATCGATTATTCGATAATCCAAAAATCACACACTCTTTAAATGGGTGTGTGATTTTTTATCTACCCCCGGATATTCTCCAATGAAAAAGCATAAGAATCAGACAAACAACAAATAATTTGTTATAACCAAAGTCTATCCCAATAATAAATCGTATTTTTGCACCATCAAAAAATTATAAGATACAATAAAAGAGAGAGAAACATAACGGAATTTTCTGATTGTTTCTCGTTTATTTTTATATGATGATTATGTTGCAGAAACTCAAAACATACATGTTGCCTATCGCCATGATAGTAGGGGCGATATTTTATAAATATGTCGAATCAGTATCTTTTTTGACTCCTTACCTTATCTTTTCTATGCTGTTGATCACCTACTGCAAATTGTCTTTACGCAACATGAATATATCCCCGCTTCATTTTTGGTTACTATTGATACAAATATTCGGAAGCCTGCTGGTCTATTACTTTTTGTTACCTCTCGACTCGATGATAGCAGAAGGAACATTTATCTGTATATTCGCTCCTACGGCAACAGCAGCAGCCGTTATCACGGGTATGTTAGGAGGCGATATAGCCTGTTTGGCGACATACAGTCTTCTCAGTAATATGACCGTAGCCCTGACATCTCCCATCATCTTCTCTTTCATGGAAGCACACGGGACAATGCCGTTTTGGGAATCATTTCTGGTTATATGCAAACAGATGATCCCTCTCCTCATCTTGCCATTTATTGCAGCAATTTTTCTGAGGAAGTTTTTTCCTAAAGCGCATAATGCCTTACAAAACCGTCAAAGCATATCATTCTATATGTGGGCTATATCTCTCACTATAGTGATGGGAAAAACAGTTTCTTTCATAATCAATCAGGGATCGGGAAATATCAAGGAAGAAATTTTAATTGCTCTTTTCGCACTAATCGCCTGTATCGCTCAATTCATTATCGGGAAATGGGTCGGATATAAAAACAATAACTTAATCGCCGGAGGTCAAGGATTGGGTCAGAAAAATACGGTTCTTGCCATTTGGATGGCTCTCATTTATCTGCACCCTCTGGCTTCCATAGGACCTGCATCTTATGTCGTGTGGCAAAACAGCATCAATTCTTGGCAACTTTGGAAAAAGCAAAAAGATTTAAAAAAGTAAAATAGACACGATCAATCTACATTCAACATTTTATATTCGATTCATCTAATTTTTTTTATTATCTCAATTTTTCTAAATATAAATAATAAGGTTACCGCATGCGGTAACCTTACATTAAAAAGGAAACCCGACTTTATTTATAAAATATATTAGCCAACTCTGTTAACCCGGCTTCTCCCGGCAAATCGGGATAAGTCTTTTTCATGGCTGCGATAAATGAATCGGCCGTTTTATTTGCTGCAATTATACGCTTCATTGTTTTCAAATAATCAATTTTAAATTCTACCATATCTTTTTTCGCAGCACCCCCGTGTCCGCCGATAAAATATTCACAACCGGATTTTAAAGCCCTCTCCGCTTCTGTTATTTCCGCATCAATCGCAGTTAAAGAAGATATTTGCAAATGGCTGGCATGGGATTTTGCAGGTGTCCAATGCGTATAATAGACCTTATCACCGATTATAATACTTGCCGCCGGAAAATCGGTTGGAGCTCCTTTTTGAAAAGAGAACTTCACGCCATCCCAATATTGAGTACTTCCCAAAGGAATTTCCTCTGTTTTTCCGGTTGGCATGGGAACTATGGCATCACCAAATATTTTTGCAAAATTCTGCATCATTCCGCCGTAAACACTCCCCTTGACAAAATCCGGCATTCCCTCAATCATCACGACATCATGATTACCCGTTCCGCCTACATGATAATCGGTGATAATTTTCTGTACAGGTTTATTTAATGAAACCACATAAGCGTCAAATTCCGATACATTATCTTTAAACAGCGGCTGTTCCAAAGTAACAAGCCCGGTCTTGCCCTCTATAATGTAGCTTGCATCTCCAAGTGCATCATTCGTATTATATACATGAAGTTTGAAACTGCCTAAATCCAAGACCTCAAAATTTCCTTTTATCTGTGCTTCTGCCACTACCGCCACAAAAACCAGTAATAATAAAAATATCTTTTTCATAATTTCTATATTTTATTTAATAACCGATAGTAAAACGTTCCCGATGGTGATTTGCCTGTTCCATCTCATCTACCATTGCAACCGCATAATCTTCTACTGAAATATGACTGTTCCCATTTTCGTCAACAATAAGATCGTCCTTTCCCAAACGGAACTTTCCTGTACGTTGTCCCGGTTCAAGAGTTCCGGCAGGGGAGAAAAACACCCAGTCGATTTCTTTTTCGTTGCACAATGTATTTAGGTAAAACTCACCTAAAGATTTCACACCACCCATAATCTCAGCAGGAATTGCACCTGAATCCACCACTCTAACCCCCGGAGCGCAGAATAAAGTACCAGCACCACCGACACACAACAGTCGTTTAATACCTGATTGCTTCACCGCTTTGAGGATTAATGGATAATTTTTCAACGTTTCTTTGTAAATGTCAGGGTTTGTCCAGCCGGGATTATAAGCGCTGATAACAACATCTTTTCCCTTACAAGTAGCAGCTATCGTTTCCACATCAGATACATCTGCTTTAACTACTGATAAATTACTGTTACTAATTGCAATCTTTTCAGGATTGCGAACTATTGCTGTAACCTTGTTTCCTCTGTTCAATAACTCATTAAGGATTGCAGTTCCAACAAAACCGCTTGCTCCGATCAATACTACATGCTTCATAACTATAAATATTTAATAATCAATATTACTATCCAAAAGATCGTTTATCTCTTTTCGGATGCAAAAATGAAATTCTTTTTTTAGTTATACAAGAAGGCACTTTGTACTCAGATAGTTACCGATATGAAACTATTGTTGATTATAAAGAATTTGAAAAATATACATTTAACACTATTTAAACAATTACTATTTTATTCTTGCTTGTTTGAAGAATGTTTGTTACTTTTGTAGTGTAATATAGAAAAGATAGTATGGTAAGAACAAAAATACAAAATGAATTATATCCCGATTGCCCTATTCGGAATATACTTGCTCGCATAAGTGACAAATGGTCGATATTAGTTCTTTTTACATTAAACCAATCTGCATTAATGCGTTTTAATACCTTGCAAAAAAATATCCCGGACATTTCACAGAAAATGCTGACTGTGACTTTAAGAACCCTTGAAGAGGACGGATTTGTCAAAAGAAAAGTATATGCCGAAGTGCCGCCAAGGGTTGAATATTCGCTGACAGAGAGAGCCATCTCCTTATTGCCCCATATCAATGATCTGATAACATGGGCAAAAAATAACATGGATGCCATCTTAACAGACAGAATACAGAACAAGCAAAAATCTTAGTTCTATAAATTTAGAGCTTGCCTGAATTTTACAATAAAAACAGTATGTTATTAATAGATTATCATATAAACTCCACTCCTGAAAAGAGTGTATAAAAAACGTGTTTCAAGAGTTTTTTTCGCATTCCTGCTATCTCAAGAAAGAACGACCTTAAACAAAAAGACTAAACAGAAGTTAAGGTCCTCAATGCCTTACATAATTGATCGGGACAAGAGGTAGAACGTGTTCCGCAACGGATACCCTCTAAACGCGAAATGACATCTTCGACTCTCATTCCTTTCACCAAAGACGATATTCCCTGTAAATTACCATTACAACCTCCTTTGAAA contains:
- a CDS encoding bile acid:sodium symporter family protein is translated as MLQKLKTYMLPIAMIVGAIFYKYVESVSFLTPYLIFSMLLITYCKLSLRNMNISPLHFWLLLIQIFGSLLVYYFLLPLDSMIAEGTFICIFAPTATAAAVITGMLGGDIACLATYSLLSNMTVALTSPIIFSFMEAHGTMPFWESFLVICKQMIPLLILPFIAAIFLRKFFPKAHNALQNRQSISFYMWAISLTIVMGKTVSFIINQGSGNIKEEILIALFALIACIAQFIIGKWVGYKNNNLIAGGQGLGQKNTVLAIWMALIYLHPLASIGPASYVVWQNSINSWQLWKKQKDLKK
- a CDS encoding NAD(P)-dependent oxidoreductase: MKHVVLIGASGFVGTAILNELLNRGNKVTAIVRNPEKIAISNSNLSVVKADVSDVETIAATCKGKDVVISAYNPGWTNPDIYKETLKNYPLILKAVKQSGIKRLLCVGGAGTLFCAPGVRVVDSGAIPAEIMGGVKSLGEFYLNTLCNEKEIDWVFFSPAGTLEPGQRTGKFRLGKDDLIVDENGNSHISVEDYAVAMVDEMEQANHHRERFTIGY
- a CDS encoding winged helix-turn-helix transcriptional regulator, whose amino-acid sequence is MVRTKIQNELYPDCPIRNILARISDKWSILVLFTLNQSALMRFNTLQKNIPDISQKMLTVTLRTLEEDGFVKRKVYAEVPPRVEYSLTERAISLLPHINDLITWAKNNMDAILTDRIQNKQKS
- a CDS encoding TIGR03905 family TSCPD domain-containing protein, which translates into the protein MKINYKPKGTCSTDIELEIQDGRVEKVVFKGGCNGNLQGISSLVKGMRVEDVISRLEGIRCGTRSTSCPDQLCKALRTLTSV